A DNA window from Streptococcus mutans contains the following coding sequences:
- a CDS encoding helix-turn-helix transcriptional regulator, whose protein sequence is MKLERLLAILSLLSDRNRITAKELAEKFEVSKRTIYRDLESLNQAGIPIVSYAGRDGGLSLMKNYQIDKRILSKADTKNLYSALKGLQSIKQQPELIALIAKLLPEEKSNPLADYDINFSSWYADSLIQKKIEILQKTIEERICVLLDYISSSGRRKRKIEPYQLVFKDSAWYLHAFCHKRQAFRLFKLRCMASLTLLEEKFTGRPYPALTLKSTAYSDFSLEPVEGYDKVVLTYHPEDAFAITKVMDASILAASEKEGMVTFYTSNLAMACDLVFQLLTKVSVLAPIELQQLVEKKLDKIKSFYKR, encoded by the coding sequence ATGAAATTAGAAAGATTACTGGCTATTTTATCCCTACTTTCAGATAGAAATAGGATAACAGCTAAAGAACTAGCAGAAAAATTTGAGGTGTCCAAACGGACTATTTATCGAGATTTAGAAAGCCTTAATCAAGCAGGAATTCCCATTGTTTCCTATGCTGGTCGCGACGGTGGACTTTCGCTGATGAAAAACTATCAGATAGACAAACGCATCCTATCAAAAGCAGATACTAAAAATCTTTACTCTGCTTTAAAGGGCTTACAAAGCATTAAGCAGCAGCCAGAATTGATTGCCTTGATAGCGAAACTTCTGCCTGAGGAAAAGAGTAATCCTTTAGCAGATTATGATATTAATTTTTCTTCTTGGTATGCTGACAGCCTTATTCAAAAGAAAATTGAAATACTGCAAAAGACTATTGAAGAAAGAATTTGTGTTTTATTGGATTATATTTCAAGTTCTGGCAGAAGGAAGCGCAAAATTGAGCCCTATCAATTAGTTTTTAAAGATTCAGCCTGGTATCTGCATGCCTTTTGTCATAAACGACAGGCTTTTCGTCTTTTTAAACTGCGGTGTATGGCATCTTTAACCTTATTAGAAGAAAAATTCACCGGACGTCCTTATCCAGCTTTAACATTAAAAAGCACAGCTTATTCTGATTTTTCTTTGGAACCTGTTGAAGGTTATGACAAGGTTGTTTTGACTTATCATCCTGAGGATGCCTTTGCTATAACCAAAGTGATGGATGCTTCTATACTAGCTGCTTCTGAAAAAGAAGGCATGGTTACTTTTTATACGTCAAATTTAGCTATGGCTTGTGATTTGGTTTTTCAATTACTAACAAAGGTCAGTGTTCTTGCACCAATTGAATTGCAGCAGCTAGTTGAGAAAAAGTTGGACAAAATTAAATCATTCTATAAAAGGTGA
- a CDS encoding manganese-dependent inorganic pyrophosphatase, with amino-acid sequence MSKILVFGHQNPDSDAIGSSMAYAYLKRQLGVDAQAVALGNPNEETAFVLDYFGIQAPPVVKSAQAEGAKQVILTDHNEFQQSIADIREVEVVEVVDHHRVANFETANPLYMRLEPVGSASSIVYRLYKENGVAIPKEIAGVMLSGLISDTLLLKSPTTHASDPAVAEDLAKIAGVDLQEYGLAMLKAGTNLASKTAAQLVDIDAKTFELNGSQVRVAQVNTVDINEVLERQNEIEEAIKASQAANGYSDFVLMITDILNSNSEILALGNNTDKVEAAFNFTLKNNHAFLAGAVSRKKQVVPQLTESFNG; translated from the coding sequence ATGTCTAAAATTTTAGTTTTTGGTCATCAAAATCCCGATTCAGATGCAATCGGTTCATCAATGGCTTATGCATATTTAAAACGTCAACTCGGCGTAGATGCTCAAGCAGTAGCTTTAGGAAATCCAAATGAGGAGACAGCTTTTGTACTTGATTATTTTGGTATTCAAGCACCGCCTGTTGTTAAGTCAGCTCAAGCAGAAGGTGCCAAACAAGTCATCTTAACAGACCATAATGAATTTCAGCAATCTATCGCAGATATCCGCGAAGTTGAAGTCGTTGAAGTTGTAGATCATCATCGTGTCGCTAATTTTGAAACAGCAAATCCTCTTTATATGCGTTTAGAACCAGTTGGATCTGCTTCATCAATCGTTTATCGGCTTTACAAGGAAAATGGTGTTGCTATTCCTAAGGAAATTGCAGGAGTGATGCTGTCAGGTTTGATTTCAGATACACTTCTTTTGAAATCACCAACGACTCATGCCTCTGATCCAGCTGTTGCAGAAGATTTAGCCAAAATTGCAGGTGTTGACTTGCAGGAATATGGTTTGGCTATGCTTAAGGCTGGTACCAATTTAGCAAGTAAAACGGCTGCGCAACTTGTTGATATTGATGCTAAAACATTTGAACTCAATGGTAGTCAAGTACGTGTAGCTCAAGTCAATACGGTTGATATCAATGAAGTTTTGGAACGTCAAAATGAAATTGAAGAAGCCATTAAAGCATCACAAGCAGCTAATGGATACTCTGATTTTGTCTTGATGATTACTGATATTTTAAATTCAAATTCGGAAATCTTAGCATTGGGCAACAATACTGATAAAGTAGAAGCAGCTTTTAATTTCACACTTAAAAATAACCATGCCTTCTTAGCAGGTGCTGTATCACGTAAGAAACAAGTTGTACCTCAATTAACGGAAAGTTTTAATGGGTAA
- a CDS encoding AI-2E family transporter — translation MFKSSKLFFWTVEILLVTLILFIWRQMGSIFNPFFSVAKTFFLPFLLGGFLYYITNPIVTFLENRFKIKRIWGITLIFAVLLSLLVFSITSLIPNLINQLTDLISASQNIYVGLQDLFNEWKSNPAFKNIDIPVLLKQFNLSYVDILTNVLDSVTVSVSSIVYMITNTVMILVLTPVILFYLLKDKDGLMPMLDRTILKNDRHNISQLLNQMNKTISRYISGVAIDAAFIFVFALIGYQIMGVQYAFLFALVAGITNVIPYVGPYLGLTPVVLAYVVSDPKKMIIAIIYIMTLQQIDGNIVYPRVVGSTMKIHPLTIMVLLVLGGNIAGLVGMLVAVPAYAIIKEIVKFLVGVYDYHKKNKIVL, via the coding sequence ATGTTTAAGAGTAGTAAATTGTTTTTCTGGACAGTAGAAATTTTACTGGTCACTTTGATTCTCTTTATCTGGCGGCAAATGGGAAGTATCTTTAATCCTTTTTTCAGTGTTGCTAAAACGTTTTTTCTTCCTTTTTTATTGGGAGGTTTTCTTTATTATATTACTAATCCTATTGTCACTTTTTTAGAAAACCGTTTTAAAATTAAACGTATTTGGGGGATCACTCTTATTTTTGCTGTATTGCTTTCCTTGCTGGTTTTTTCTATTACCAGTCTGATTCCCAATTTGATTAATCAGCTAACAGATCTTATTTCAGCCAGCCAAAATATTTATGTGGGTTTGCAGGATTTATTCAATGAATGGAAAAGCAATCCTGCCTTTAAAAATATTGATATCCCTGTTCTTTTAAAACAGTTCAATTTATCTTATGTTGATATTTTGACAAATGTTTTGGATAGCGTGACAGTTAGTGTCTCAAGTATTGTTTATATGATTACAAATACGGTGATGATTCTGGTTCTTACACCCGTTATTCTTTTTTATCTCCTCAAGGACAAAGATGGTTTAATGCCCATGTTAGATCGTACTATATTGAAAAATGATAGGCATAATATCAGTCAATTACTGAATCAAATGAACAAAACCATTTCTCGTTATATTAGTGGTGTAGCTATTGATGCTGCCTTCATATTTGTTTTTGCTTTAATTGGTTATCAGATTATGGGCGTCCAGTATGCTTTCTTATTTGCTTTAGTTGCTGGGATTACTAATGTTATTCCTTATGTTGGCCCTTACTTAGGTTTGACACCAGTTGTTTTAGCTTATGTGGTCAGCGATCCTAAGAAGATGATTATTGCTATTATTTATATTATGACCTTGCAGCAAATTGATGGGAATATTGTCTACCCACGTGTTGTAGGAAGTACCATGAAAATTCATCCTTTAACGATAATGGTTCTCTTGGTGTTAGGTGGCAATATTGCTGGTTTGGTTGGTATGTTAGTTGCTGTACCAGCTTATGCTATCATTAAAGAAATTGTAAAATTCCTTGTAGGTGTTTATGATTACCACAAGAAAAATAAAATTGTGTTATAA
- the dltC gene encoding D-alanine--poly(phosphoribitol) ligase subunit DltC: MDIKSEVLKIIDELFMEDVSDMMDEDLFDAGVLDSMGTVELIVELENHFDITVPVSEFGRDDWNTANKIIEGITELRNA, from the coding sequence ATGGATATAAAATCAGAGGTTTTAAAAATTATTGATGAGCTTTTTATGGAAGATGTATCAGATATGATGGATGAAGATCTATTCGATGCAGGTGTTTTAGATAGCATGGGAACTGTTGAATTAATTGTTGAATTGGAAAATCATTTTGATATCACTGTTCCTGTTTCTGAATTTGGTCGTGATGATTGGAATACAGCCAATAAAATTATTGAGGGTATAACGGAGTTACGAAATGCTTAA
- a CDS encoding hemolysin family protein, giving the protein MEDPGSQSLILQFLLLLILTLCNAFFSATEMALVSLNRARVEQKAEEGEKKYIRLLKVLENPNNFLSTIQVGITLITLLSGASLADSLGREIAVWFGNSATARTAGSLISLAFLTYISIVLGELYPKRIAMNLKENLAVLSAPVIIFLGKVVSPFVWLLSVSTNLLSRLTPMTFDDADEKMTRDEIEYMLTNSEETLDADEIEMLQGVFSLDELMAREVMVPRTDAFMVDINDDSSDIIQTILNERFSRIPVYDDDKDKIIGIIHTKNLLNAGFKEGFDHINLRRILQEPLFVPETIVVNDLLTALKNTQNQMAILLDEYGGVAGLVTLEDLLEEIVGEIDDETDKTAISVREIADNTYIVLGTMTLNDFNEYFETDLESDNVDTIAGFYLTGVGTIPSQEEKEHFEVESNGKHLELINDKVKDGRVTKLKILVSEVEEKEDEKD; this is encoded by the coding sequence ATGGAAGACCCCGGTAGCCAGTCCTTGATCTTACAATTTTTATTATTACTGATTTTAACGCTTTGCAATGCTTTTTTCTCAGCTACTGAAATGGCTCTTGTATCTCTTAATCGTGCACGCGTTGAACAAAAGGCTGAAGAGGGCGAAAAAAAGTATATCCGTCTGCTAAAAGTTTTGGAAAATCCTAATAATTTTCTATCAACCATTCAGGTTGGTATTACTCTTATTACCCTTTTATCCGGAGCGAGTTTGGCAGATTCTTTAGGGCGTGAAATTGCTGTTTGGTTTGGCAATTCAGCTACTGCCAGAACGGCAGGAAGTCTTATTTCTTTAGCTTTTTTGACCTATATTTCTATTGTTTTGGGTGAATTGTATCCTAAACGTATTGCTATGAATCTCAAGGAAAATTTAGCTGTGCTGTCAGCACCTGTTATTATTTTTCTTGGCAAAGTGGTTAGCCCTTTTGTTTGGCTGCTTTCGGTCTCAACAAATCTATTAAGTCGCCTCACTCCTATGACCTTTGATGATGCCGATGAGAAAATGACCCGTGATGAAATTGAATACATGTTGACAAACAGTGAAGAGACTCTAGATGCTGATGAAATTGAAATGCTGCAAGGTGTCTTTTCACTAGATGAATTGATGGCACGTGAAGTGATGGTTCCTCGTACAGATGCTTTTATGGTGGATATTAATGATGATTCTAGTGATATTATCCAAACCATTCTCAATGAAAGATTTTCGCGGATTCCTGTTTACGATGATGATAAAGATAAGATTATTGGAATCATTCATACTAAAAATTTATTGAATGCTGGTTTCAAGGAAGGTTTTGATCACATCAATCTTCGCCGTATTTTGCAAGAGCCGCTTTTTGTACCAGAAACTATTGTTGTAAATGACCTTTTGACCGCTTTAAAAAATACCCAAAATCAGATGGCTATCCTACTTGATGAGTATGGCGGTGTGGCAGGTCTTGTCACCTTAGAAGACTTATTAGAAGAAATTGTTGGTGAAATTGATGATGAGACAGACAAAACAGCCATTTCTGTTCGTGAAATTGCAGATAATACCTATATTGTTTTGGGAACAATGACACTTAATGATTTTAATGAGTACTTTGAAACTGACCTTGAAAGTGATAATGTTGATACGATTGCTGGTTTTTATCTGACTGGTGTCGGAACAATTCCAAGTCAAGAAGAAAAAGAACACTTTGAAGTAGAGAGTAATGGCAAACACCTTGAACTGATTAATGATAAAGTTAAGGATGGTCGGGTTACCAAACTGAAGATTCTCGTTTCAGAGGTTGAAGAAAAGGAAGATGAAAAAGACTAA
- the dltD gene encoding D-alanyl-lipoteichoic acid biosynthesis protein DltD: MLKRLWLILGPVFCALVLVFSLIMFYPAKHLSHNYNEEKNDAVALSPSSFKSTNKKMRALSDKRHLFVPFFGSSEWQRIDNMHPSVLAERYNRSYRPYLLGQKGSTSLSHYFGMQQIGNQIKNKKAVYVISPQWFVPKGTSPIAFQQYFSSEQLADFLLNQTGSTADRYAAKRLLDIKPSSNLQGMIKKIAAGKTLNSFDRASLRLIKSFLKKEDALFGSLTFSDNYERRVLPHVKKLPKHFSYGTLSQIASKDGQRLTKTNQFEINDHFYNKRIKGQLKRLKGFQKQLSYLQSPEYNDLQLALTQLAKSKTKVIFVIPPVNAKWVEYTGLSQDMYQKTVEKIKYQLQSQGFDNIADLSKNGDQPYFMQDTIHLGWNGWLAFDKEVNPFLSKKQLQPAYKINNHFLSKKWATYTGNPFQFK, from the coding sequence ATGCTTAAACGGTTATGGTTGATTTTGGGGCCAGTTTTCTGTGCCCTAGTTTTGGTTTTTTCTTTAATTATGTTCTATCCAGCTAAACATTTAAGTCATAATTATAATGAAGAAAAAAACGATGCTGTAGCTTTATCACCTAGTAGTTTTAAAAGTACCAATAAAAAAATGCGTGCATTGTCAGACAAAAGGCACCTCTTTGTCCCCTTTTTTGGTTCTAGTGAGTGGCAACGTATTGATAATATGCATCCATCTGTTCTAGCAGAGCGTTATAATCGTTCTTATCGTCCCTATTTACTGGGACAAAAAGGGTCAACCTCTTTGTCACATTATTTTGGCATGCAGCAAATTGGTAATCAGATTAAAAATAAAAAGGCTGTCTATGTTATTTCTCCTCAGTGGTTCGTTCCAAAGGGGACAAGTCCTATCGCTTTTCAGCAGTATTTTAGTTCTGAACAATTAGCTGATTTTCTCTTAAATCAAACAGGAAGTACAGCGGATCGTTATGCAGCTAAACGTTTATTAGACATTAAACCGAGTTCGAATTTGCAAGGTATGATAAAAAAAATTGCGGCTGGTAAAACCTTAAATAGCTTTGATAGGGCAAGCCTGCGCCTTATTAAGAGTTTCTTGAAAAAAGAAGACGCTTTATTTGGAAGTCTGACCTTTAGTGATAATTATGAACGTCGTGTATTGCCGCATGTCAAAAAATTGCCCAAGCACTTTTCTTATGGAACCTTAAGTCAAATTGCTAGCAAAGATGGTCAAAGGTTAACAAAAACAAATCAATTTGAAATTAATGATCATTTTTATAATAAACGTATTAAAGGACAATTGAAAAGACTCAAAGGCTTCCAAAAGCAACTGTCTTATTTACAGTCTCCAGAATACAATGATTTACAGCTGGCGTTAACTCAATTAGCAAAGTCAAAGACCAAAGTCATATTTGTTATTCCGCCGGTTAATGCCAAATGGGTTGAATATACAGGTCTAAGCCAAGATATGTATCAAAAGACGGTTGAAAAAATAAAATATCAGTTACAGAGCCAAGGTTTTGATAACATTGCTGATTTATCAAAAAATGGTGATCAGCCTTATTTCATGCAGGATACCATTCATCTTGGTTGGAATGGTTGGCTGGCTTTTGATAAAGAGGTCAATCCCTTCTTATCCAAGAAACAGCTCCAACCAGCTTATAAGATTAATAATCACTTTTTAAGTAAAAAGTGGGCCACTTATACTGGTAATCCTTTTCAGTTTAAGTGA
- the pflA gene encoding pyruvate formate-lyase-activating protein, with translation MIEKVDYEKVTGLVNSTESFGSVDGPGIRFVVFMQGCQMRCQYCHNPDTWAMKNDRATERTAGDVFKEALRFKDFWGDTGGITVSGGEATLQMDFLIALFSLAKEKGIHTTLDTCALTFRNTPKYLEKYEKLMAVTDLVLLDIKEINPDQHKIVTGHSNKTILACARYLSDIGKPVWIRHVLVPGLTDRDEDLIKLGEYVKTLKNVQRFEILPYHTMGEFKWRELGIPYPLEGVKPPTPDRVRNAKKLMHTETYEEYKKRINH, from the coding sequence ATGATAGAAAAAGTTGACTACGAAAAAGTAACAGGACTTGTTAATTCTACAGAATCTTTTGGGTCTGTAGACGGACCTGGTATACGCTTTGTTGTTTTTATGCAAGGGTGCCAAATGCGTTGTCAATATTGCCACAATCCTGATACTTGGGCAATGAAGAATGATAGAGCAACAGAAAGGACTGCAGGAGATGTCTTTAAAGAAGCTTTACGTTTTAAAGATTTTTGGGGAGATACAGGAGGTATTACTGTTTCTGGTGGTGAAGCAACGCTCCAGATGGATTTTTTAATTGCCCTCTTTTCTTTAGCAAAAGAAAAGGGAATTCATACGACCTTGGATACCTGTGCTCTGACTTTTAGAAACACACCAAAATATCTTGAAAAATATGAAAAGTTAATGGCTGTCACTGATTTAGTATTGTTAGATATTAAAGAGATTAATCCTGACCAACATAAAATTGTCACTGGTCATAGCAATAAAACTATTTTAGCTTGTGCGCGTTATTTATCTGATATTGGAAAACCTGTTTGGATTCGCCATGTCTTAGTCCCTGGTCTGACTGATCGGGATGAAGATTTAATAAAGTTGGGTGAGTATGTCAAAACATTGAAGAATGTTCAACGGTTTGAAATTCTTCCTTATCATACAATGGGTGAATTCAAATGGCGTGAATTAGGGATTCCTTATCCTTTGGAAGGTGTTAAACCGCCAACACCAGATCGTGTGCGCAATGCTAAAAAGTTAATGCATACGGAAACATATGAAGAATATAAAAAGAGGATTAATCATTAA
- a CDS encoding teichoic acid D-Ala incorporation-associated protein DltX: protein MKKRRTIYKFLLQTLFYSVIFLILLYFFSYLGQGQGEFIYNEF from the coding sequence ATGAAAAAACGAAGAACAATCTATAAATTTTTATTACAAACTTTATTTTATTCCGTTATATTTTTGATTTTGCTCTATTTCTTTAGTTACCTTGGTCAAGGTCAGGGAGAATTTATCTACAACGAATTTTAG
- the dltA gene encoding D-alanine--poly(phosphoribitol) ligase subunit DltA, translating to MANKKIKDMIATIENFAQEQAEFPVYNILGEIHTYGELKADSDSLAAHLDQLDLTAKSPVVVFGGQEYAMLASFVALTKSGHAYIPIDHHSALERIEAILEVAEPSLVIAVDDFPIDNLQVPVIQYSQLEEIFKQKLSYQINHAVKGDDTYYIIFTSGTTGKPKGVQISHDNLLSFTNWMINAEAFATPHRPQMLAQPPYSFDLSVMYWAPTLALGGTLFALPKEITADFKQLFTTINQLPIGVWTSTPSFVDMAMLSDDFNAQQLPHLTHFYFDGEELTVKTAKKLRQRFPQARIVNAYGPTEATVALSALAVTDKMLETCKRLPIGYTKPDSPTFIIDESGHKLANGQQGEIIVSGPAVSKGYLNNPERTAAAFFEFEGLPAYHTGDLGSMTDEGLLLYGGRMDFQIKFNGYRIELEEVSQNLNKSQYIASAVAVPRYNKDHKVQNLLAYVVLKDGVEEQFERALDITKAIKADLQDVMMDYMMPSKFLYRKDLPLTPNGKIDIKGLMSEVNKK from the coding sequence ATGGCTAATAAAAAAATAAAAGATATGATTGCAACAATTGAAAATTTTGCTCAAGAACAGGCAGAATTTCCGGTTTATAATATTTTAGGAGAAATCCATACCTATGGAGAATTAAAAGCTGATTCTGATTCGCTTGCAGCTCATCTTGATCAGTTAGATTTAACAGCAAAATCACCAGTAGTTGTCTTTGGAGGACAGGAATATGCCATGCTGGCTAGTTTTGTTGCTCTGACAAAATCAGGGCATGCCTATATTCCTATTGATCATCATTCAGCCTTAGAACGTATTGAGGCTATTTTAGAGGTAGCAGAGCCAAGTTTAGTTATTGCTGTTGATGATTTCCCAATTGACAATCTTCAAGTCCCAGTAATTCAGTATAGTCAATTAGAAGAAATTTTTAAACAAAAGCTATCTTATCAAATCAATCATGCGGTTAAGGGGGATGATACCTACTATATCATCTTTACTTCAGGGACAACTGGTAAACCTAAAGGAGTACAGATTTCACATGACAATCTGCTTAGTTTTACTAATTGGATGATTAATGCAGAAGCTTTTGCAACACCTCATAGGCCGCAAATGCTGGCACAACCGCCTTACTCTTTTGATTTGTCAGTGATGTATTGGGCGCCAACATTGGCTTTAGGTGGGACCCTTTTTGCTCTTCCTAAAGAAATAACCGCAGATTTCAAACAATTATTTACAACTATTAACCAATTACCCATTGGTGTGTGGACATCAACACCTTCCTTTGTTGATATGGCTATGCTGTCAGATGACTTTAATGCACAGCAATTGCCTCATTTAACTCATTTCTATTTTGACGGAGAAGAGTTGACGGTTAAGACGGCTAAAAAATTGCGTCAGCGTTTTCCGCAAGCAAGAATTGTCAACGCTTATGGGCCAACAGAAGCAACTGTTGCTTTATCAGCTTTGGCTGTCACTGATAAAATGCTTGAAACATGCAAGCGTCTGCCAATTGGCTATACAAAACCAGATTCGCCAACCTTTATTATTGATGAGTCAGGTCATAAACTGGCAAATGGTCAGCAAGGAGAGATTATTGTTTCCGGTCCGGCAGTCTCTAAGGGGTATCTCAATAATCCTGAACGAACAGCAGCAGCTTTCTTTGAATTTGAAGGTTTGCCAGCTTATCATACTGGTGATTTGGGAAGTATGACAGATGAAGGTCTCTTGCTCTATGGCGGTCGTATGGATTTTCAGATTAAATTCAATGGCTATCGTATTGAGTTGGAAGAAGTCTCTCAAAATCTTAACAAATCGCAATATATCGCATCTGCTGTAGCTGTTCCCCGTTATAATAAAGACCATAAGGTGCAAAATCTTTTAGCTTATGTTGTCTTAAAAGATGGTGTAGAAGAGCAATTTGAGAGAGCACTTGACATTACCAAGGCTATTAAGGCTGATTTGCAAGATGTTATGATGGATTACATGATGCCTTCTAAGTTTTTGTACCGTAAAGATTTACCTTTAACACCTAATGGTAAAATTGATATTAAAGGTTTGATGAGTGAGGTAAACAAAAAATGA
- a CDS encoding DUF1803 domain-containing protein produces the protein MIKIYNGDKLTRQPFFIKLINYLQIHDDVTLRQIKRNFADTEHLERSIEDYVQAGYVLRENKHYYNAFELLENLDGLTLDSQIFVDDQSSIYQDLLALTFETYLSNQTNTALIIEKTDISRDALTLSNYFFKLNENFLLSRKQKPLYHLLGDVNPNYALKYMTTFLLKFWGKDVVKQKRPDIFVQALVLLGYLEQVDKQSYCLKMTFDKEKLIFAS, from the coding sequence ATGATTAAAATTTATAATGGCGATAAATTAACGCGTCAGCCATTTTTCATAAAACTTATCAACTATTTGCAAATACATGATGATGTCACTTTGCGGCAGATTAAGAGGAATTTTGCTGATACTGAGCATCTAGAACGATCTATTGAGGACTATGTGCAAGCGGGTTATGTTTTACGTGAAAATAAACATTATTACAATGCTTTTGAGCTGTTAGAGAACCTTGATGGTTTGACACTGGATAGTCAGATTTTTGTAGATGACCAGTCATCTATTTATCAAGATCTGTTAGCCTTAACTTTTGAGACCTATTTGTCTAACCAGACAAATACAGCTCTTATCATTGAAAAGACGGATATTAGCAGAGATGCCTTAACCTTATCTAACTACTTTTTTAAACTTAATGAAAATTTTCTTCTATCAAGAAAACAAAAACCCTTGTATCATTTATTGGGTGATGTCAATCCGAATTATGCTCTCAAATACATGACTACCTTTCTTTTGAAATTTTGGGGTAAGGATGTGGTCAAGCAGAAACGTCCTGATATTTTTGTCCAAGCCTTAGTGCTCTTAGGTTATTTGGAGCAAGTAGATAAACAGAGTTATTGTTTGAAAATGACTTTTGATAAGGAAAAATTGATTTTCGCATCATAA
- the dltB gene encoding D-alanyl-lipoteichoic acid biosynthesis protein DltB, protein MIDFFKNLPHLEAYGNPQYFFYIILAVLPIFIGLFFKKRFPLYEAFVSLIFIVLMLTGEKSHQIFALFFYIIWQIFCVYSYKFYRKSRDNKWIFYLHVFMSILPLSLVKITPAIWTNQQSLFGFLGISYLTFRSVGMIMEMRDGVLTSFTFWEFIRFMLFMPTFSSGPIDRFRRFNDDYEKIPDKDELLDMLEQSVHYIMLGFFYKFVLAQILGTMILPGLKEMALQKGGWFNWPTLGVMYIYGLDLFFDFAGYSMFAIAISNFMGIKSPTNFNQPFKSQDLKEFWNRWHMSLSFWFRDFVFMRLVKVLVKNKVFKNRNVTSSVAYIVNMLIMGFWHGVTWYYITYGLFHGVGLVLNDAWLRKKKRLNKERKAKNLSPLPENGWTRALGIVITFNVVMLSFLIFSGFLNDLWFADQLSKK, encoded by the coding sequence ATGATTGATTTTTTCAAGAATCTTCCTCACTTAGAAGCTTATGGAAATCCTCAATATTTTTTCTATATTATTTTGGCTGTCTTACCAATTTTTATAGGCCTCTTTTTTAAGAAACGCTTTCCTCTTTATGAGGCTTTTGTTAGTCTGATTTTTATTGTTTTAATGTTGACAGGTGAAAAGTCGCATCAAATCTTTGCCTTGTTTTTCTATATCATTTGGCAAATTTTCTGTGTCTATAGTTATAAATTTTATAGAAAATCACGGGATAATAAGTGGATTTTTTATCTTCATGTCTTCATGTCTATCTTACCTTTATCTTTGGTAAAGATTACTCCTGCGATTTGGACAAATCAACAATCTTTATTTGGTTTTTTGGGTATATCCTATCTTACCTTTCGTTCAGTAGGTATGATTATGGAAATGCGAGACGGTGTTCTCACGTCATTTACATTTTGGGAATTTATCCGTTTTATGCTGTTTATGCCTACTTTTTCAAGTGGGCCCATTGATCGTTTCAGAAGATTTAATGATGATTATGAGAAGATTCCTGATAAAGATGAATTGCTAGATATGTTGGAACAATCTGTTCACTATATCATGCTTGGTTTTTTCTATAAGTTTGTTTTAGCGCAAATATTGGGAACAATGATTTTACCGGGGTTGAAAGAAATGGCCCTGCAAAAAGGTGGTTGGTTCAATTGGCCGACTTTAGGAGTCATGTATATTTATGGACTAGACTTATTTTTTGACTTTGCTGGTTATTCAATGTTTGCCATAGCTATCTCTAACTTTATGGGAATCAAGAGTCCAACTAATTTTAACCAACCGTTTAAATCACAAGATTTGAAGGAATTTTGGAATCGCTGGCATATGAGTTTGTCTTTTTGGTTTAGAGACTTTGTTTTTATGCGTCTTGTCAAAGTTTTAGTCAAAAATAAGGTCTTCAAAAATCGCAATGTTACATCAAGTGTTGCTTATATTGTGAATATGCTGATTATGGGATTTTGGCATGGCGTAACTTGGTACTATATTACCTATGGTCTATTTCACGGTGTCGGTTTAGTACTCAACGACGCTTGGCTTCGTAAAAAGAAAAGACTGAACAAAGAGAGAAAAGCAAAGAATTTATCACCTTTGCCAGAAAATGGCTGGACAAGAGCGTTAGGTATTGTCATTACCTTTAATGTTGTCATGTTATCATTTCTGATTTTCTCAGGATTCTTAAATGACTTGTGGTTTGCAGATCAATTATCAAAGAAATAA